AGGCGTTTTTCAAGTATGGCGAAACATCTTTGACACTTTTGATCAATTCCCGATTTCCTTCTTGATCCATCGTGCCGATGACAGACCCGTTGCGGTCATACATAATGCTGCTGGCGGATAAATCGGTAAAGGAATGAATGTTGAATTTCGGGGTTGTACGAATGATTTTTGCAACATAACCGGCACCGGCTCCACCGGCCAAAACAAAAAGGACAATTGCAGTAATCATGGAAATTTTCAGAAATTTGCGAAGTTTGGATTGCGGTTGTTTACGATTTTTCTTATCTTTTGTAACAGGATTCCCCGGTGTTGCAGAATTTGACTGGGTTTGGTGTTTGCTCATACGATCAGCTTTCCCCCTAACGTTTTCCATTATAACATAACCCAACAAAGCAAAACATGGACAACGGAGAAAATGATTTGACTCGTTATTATTTGGAATATTATAATAAGACAAGTTATATAATTTTTGCGATGAACAAGCTTAGTAGATCGGTTGTCAGGGTATGTCAGAGAGCTGGTGTTTGGTGTGAACCAGCCCCTGCAGCGGTTGAATTACACTTTGGAGCATCTGGCTTTCCAATGGTTTTGGACGGTCAGCGGGCGGTGAAATGCCCGTTATCTTTGGAAGCGGAAGACGAGACGAATGTCTTCAAGCAGGGTGGTACCGCGGGTATACAGCTCGTCCCTTCATTGGGACGGGTTTTTTATTTTGATTTCATGAAAAAATACGACCGGCAAAGGCTATCCGAATTTCACAGGATTTTCAGACAATATTTCCAAATCAATATGAATTAAGGAGTGTTTTAAAACATATGACAGCGCAGCAAGAATTAGGAAATTCCCTTGATCCGGCAGTGCAACAAGAGATCGAACGGCAAATGGCGGTGATCAGACGGGGAGTTGCAGAGATATTGCCGGAAGAAGAACTAAAAAACAAATTGATCCGATCGTTAAAAGCAGGAAAACCGTTAAAAGTAAAGCTTGGATTGGATCCTTCAGCCCCGGACATCCATATCGGACACACAGTTGTTCTGCAAAAGCTGCGCCAATTTCAGGAACTTGGACATCATGTACAGCTGATTATCGGAGATTTTACCGGCCGGATTGGAGATCCTACCGGAAAATCGGAAACGCGCAAGCAGTTGACGGAAGAACAGGTCAAAGAAAACGCCCAAACCTATGCCAAACAGCTGTTTAAAGTGATCGACCCCGAGAAAACGGAATTGCTTTTTAATTCCAGTTGGCTTGCTGCACTGAATTTTGCCAATGTTATTGAGCTTGCTGCGAAAACAACTGTTGCAAGAATGCTGGAACGGGACGATTTCAAAAAACGATTTGACGAAAATCAGCCGATCAGCATTCATGAATTTTTTTATCCGCTCATGCAAGGATATGATTCCGTAGCCATAAAGTGTGATATTGAATTGGGCGGAACCGATCAAAAATTCAATTTGCTCATGGGGCGCCAACTGCAGAAGGAATATGGGCAAGAGTCGCAAATCGTATTGATGATGCCGCTCTTGGAAGGTCTTGACGGCGTCAAAAAGATGTCCAAAAGCTTAGGGAATTATATCGGTATCGACGAACAGCCCAACGATATGTTTGGCAAGACGATGTCGATTCCCGATGAATTGATGATCAAATATTACGAATTGGTATCGGATTTATCATTGGAAGAAATTGATGGCATACGTGCAGGGGTGGCTGGCGGCACGTTGCATCCGCGCGATGCAAAAATGCGTCTGGCACATACAATTGTTCGAATGTATCATGGAAAGGAAGCGGCAGACGAGGCGGAAAATCATTTTAAATCGGTATTTCAGATGCGTGCGCTGCCGACAGATATTCCGGAAGCGGACGTTGCGGCTGACGAAATCTGGATTGTCCGCTTGTTGGTCGAATTGGGACTCGTGCTAAGCAACGGCGAGGGCCGGCGCATGGTTCAGCAAGGGGCTGTCAAAATCAACGAGGAAAAGATAGAAGATGTGGATTTTCAATTGGCTCCGCAAGATGGGATGGTTTTGCAAGTCGGAAAACGCAAATTC
Above is a window of Fodinisporobacter ferrooxydans DNA encoding:
- the tyrS gene encoding tyrosine--tRNA ligase yields the protein MTAQQELGNSLDPAVQQEIERQMAVIRRGVAEILPEEELKNKLIRSLKAGKPLKVKLGLDPSAPDIHIGHTVVLQKLRQFQELGHHVQLIIGDFTGRIGDPTGKSETRKQLTEEQVKENAQTYAKQLFKVIDPEKTELLFNSSWLAALNFANVIELAAKTTVARMLERDDFKKRFDENQPISIHEFFYPLMQGYDSVAIKCDIELGGTDQKFNLLMGRQLQKEYGQESQIVLMMPLLEGLDGVKKMSKSLGNYIGIDEQPNDMFGKTMSIPDELMIKYYELVSDLSLEEIDGIRAGVAGGTLHPRDAKMRLAHTIVRMYHGKEAADEAENHFKSVFQMRALPTDIPEADVAADEIWIVRLLVELGLVLSNGEGRRMVQQGAVKINEEKIEDVDFQLAPQDGMVLQVGKRKFMKLHVK